In Candidatus Syntrophoarchaeum caldarius, a single window of DNA contains:
- a CDS encoding Deoxyribonuclease/rho motif-related TRAM domain protein gives MNFDAPSGGYGRSAPIDEGDVLDVKIESIGREGDGIAKIEGFVVFVPQTKIGDEVQVRINKVTAKVAFGEVVE, from the coding sequence ATGAATTTTGATGCGCCTTCGGGCGGATATGGAAGAAGTGCCCCTATAGACGAGGGTGATGTGCTCGATGTAAAAATTGAGTCGATCGGTCGTGAAGGGGATGGAATAGCAAAAATTGAAGGTTTTGTGGTTTTTGTACCGCAAACAAAGATTGGAGATGAAGTACAGGTTCGCATTAACAAGGTGACCGCAAAAGTGGCATTTGGAGAAGTCGTTGAGTAG
- a CDS encoding Cobalamin (vitamin B12) biosynthesis CobS, cobalamin-5-phosphate synthase, which translates to MGLIKGFRDTVGFFTIIPVRDGDFFGAADHAYLLPVLGVLIAAICSLFAVISFYLFPPAVTGMIVLLVALLITGFNNIDGLADVADGMMAHGNSERRRSAMKDTRLGISGLVICIFMIGLAGTALAELAGAGILILLKAIFLSELGSKYAMLLTSFAGKPTYDGLGAVFFEHVGNLQIVIGSILTILFGILAGKIAVALLLVIPVVGVVFILTGRAFDGISGDVIGACGEISRVVVLLGVLAYHF; encoded by the coding sequence TCTCATCAAAGGCTTCAGGGATACTGTAGGATTTTTCACGATAATTCCTGTGAGGGATGGTGATTTTTTTGGCGCTGCCGATCATGCGTATCTTCTTCCAGTACTGGGAGTACTTATAGCAGCTATATGCTCCCTCTTTGCAGTCATCAGCTTCTACCTCTTCCCGCCTGCTGTTACAGGTATGATCGTACTCCTCGTGGCACTTCTGATCACAGGCTTCAACAATATCGATGGACTTGCAGATGTCGCAGATGGCATGATGGCACATGGAAACAGCGAGCGCCGACGATCCGCGATGAAAGATACAAGACTTGGAATAAGCGGTCTTGTAATCTGTATATTTATGATCGGGCTTGCTGGAACCGCCTTGGCAGAACTTGCAGGCGCGGGCATCCTGATCCTTCTGAAAGCAATATTTTTATCTGAGCTGGGTAGCAAGTACGCGATGCTTCTCACCTCCTTTGCCGGGAAGCCAACCTATGACGGGCTTGGCGCAGTCTTTTTTGAACATGTTGGAAACCTCCAGATCGTGATCGGAAGCATTTTAACAATTCTTTTTGGAATCCTTGCAGGCAAGATAGCAGTTGCGCTTCTGCTCGTTATTCCTGTGGTGGGGGTTGTTTTCATCCTTACCGGGCGCGCTTTTGATGGGATCTCAGGAGACGTTATAGGTGCGTGTGGGGAGATTTCAAGGGTCGTTGTTTTGCTTGGAGTTCTTGCATATCATTTTTAG